The Fodinibius saliphilus genomic interval TACAGCTACCACAGTTGCATGCAGCCTTGGTTTATTTTCTGTGAGGGACATCAAAAAACGATCACAATTTTTCTTTACGACCCCCGGTATTGTTTTTATCTCTTATGCGATTGTTATTCTTGGTTTTAACATGACCTCTTTTAATAGCTGGAGCCATTTGGGAAACGAGCTATTTTTCGTAGGAATCAACGCTATTTTTATTCTATTTACGTATCCCCTGATACTGTTATTTGAAAAAACTTTTAAAGTTACTACGGATTTTACTCTCATTGAGCTTAGCGATACAAACCTACCAATGCTCAAGCAACTCATGACAAGAGCTCCGGGTACGTTCCACCACAGTCTTCAGGTTTCTAATCTTGCCGAAGCCGCAGCCGGAGCTATTCGTGCCAATGCCCTGCTATGTCGTGTCGGGGGCTTATATCACGATATTGGAAAAATGGAAAACCCCGGCTACTTTACTGAAAACCAAACCGAAACTAATGAACATGATAACCTGAAGCCACGCATGAGTGCTTTGGTTATTAAGGCACATGTTACTAACGGAGTTAAGCTAGCCGAGGAACAAGGGTTACCCGATGTCGTTATTGACTTTATTAAAACACACCATGGTACCTCTTTGATCAAATTCTTTTGGGATAAAGCCCAAAAACAGGCTGATGAAGATAAAAAAGAGATCCGAGAAGAAGATTTTAGATATGATGGCCCCCTGCCCCAAACCAAAGAAACCGGCATTCTCTTATTGGCCGACTGTATAGAAGCCTCTTCACGAGCTATGAAAGATCCGAACTACCAAAAGCTCGAAAACCTTATAGATCGCATGGTTGACGAACGGGTAAACGAGGGGCAGCTCAGTAAAACACCGCTCACTTTCCAAGATATTCATGCTATTAAAGAGACCTTTCTCAATATCCTGGTCGGTATCTACCATAGCAGAGTTGATTATCCTGATGACGAAGAAAAAGAACAGGACCATGACAAGGTTATAAAAGAGAAACCTTCTGCTGATTCTGGAGAGGAGATCCCCAAACATCCCGAAGCCCCGGAAAGTCCACCCCCGGTTGATGAATATTATAACTCCTGAATTTTTATGCACTATACAGAGGAGCTCAAGCGTTATCTGCAATTTATTAAATTAGAAAAAAATCTTTCTGAGAATTCGGTAGTCTCCTATGAAAGAGACCTTCGGCGATACCTCAACTTTGTTGCAGATAACTTACGTATTCAACAGCTAGATGGAGTTAGCCTACAACATATTGAGCAATATCTCGAAGAGCTTACCGCTATGGACCTTTCGGTAAGCTCCATAGCCCGAAATATCTCTAGTATCCGTGGATTTCATGAATTTGCCGTTGTTGAAGGTATGGCGGAGGCAAACCCTGCAGAGCTGGTTGAACTCCCTAAGAAAGCCCAAAACCTGCCTGAGGTTTTAAATCAAGATGAAGTTGCTGCAATTATTGACACTCCCAACCGAGAGTCAAATGCTGGCATTCGCAATGCTGCTATCCTCGAAACACTCTATGCTACGGGAATGCGAGTTAGTGAATTGACCAGCCTGGAAGTTGACAACCTCTTTTTTGAAATTGGTTTTATACGGGTTGTTGGTAAAGGCAATAAAGAACGTTTGGTCCCCGTGGGTGAGGTAGCTCAATCTGCACTGGAACATTATATCGAGGTTGTTCGGCCGATATTCATTAGTGATAAAAATCCACAGAAAGCAGAGCACAAAGTATTTTTAAGTCAACGCGGCAATCCTTTATCACGGATGAGTATTTGGAATGTCGTCAATGATGCAGCCGAACGGGCCGGTATTGAGAAAAATGTTTATCCACATATTTTCCGGCATTCTTTTGCCACCCATCTACTCGAGGGCGGAGCGGACCTACGGGCCGTACAAGAAATGTTAGGACATTCTTCAATCCTTACAACAGAAATTTACACCCATGTAGACCGTTCACTTCTACATCAAGTGCACAAAGAATTCCATCCCCGTGCTTAAGATTTTTATTTTAGTATAAGATCTTGTAATTAGTACCAAGAACATCTACAGATGTAAAATTATTTCATCTACATAGCACGCTAATGCTATTAACTTTCCATCTTAATAATCGATGAGTAAGAAAAGGTTTACCAAGCTATTAAAAAATCTCAGAGATCCTAAAAATAAGTGCTATGATGAACTATTTTCCCAGATTTATAGTGAACTAAAAAGACTTGCCTACTCAAAGCTTCAAAAAGAACGAGAGGATATTACCTTAACAGAAACAGCGTTAGTACATGAGGTTTATCTCAAAATGATAGATCAGACACAGATTCAGGCTAATGACAAAAATCACTTCATGGCCATAGCAGCACGATGTATGCGTCAAATACTTATCGACCATGCCCGCAAAAAGAAAGCGGAAAAGCGTGGTGGTGATAAAAACGACGTAACGTATATTGATGAACTTCTTAAACAAAGGCACAAAACAGAAGAACTAATCGACATTGATAACGAACTCAATAAGTTGGCAAAGCTTGACCAGCGGATGGCCGATGTTGTAGTACTTCGTTTCTTTGGACAGATGACAGTATCCGACACAGCAAAAGCCTTGAACATATCAGAACGAACGGTTAAAAGAGATTGGGCGAAAGCACGCGGATGGCTTTATAAAGAACTAAAAGGATAATCTTAACCAAGCTTCACTTTTCTATGGAGCAAAATCAATGGGAAAAGGTCAACAAAATTGTTGACACTGCACTTGAGCTAGATAAAAAAGAGAGAACTACTTACATCGAAGAAAATTGCAAAAATGACAACAAGCTTAAGCAACACGTAACCCAACTTCTGGCTGCAATTGAAGAATCAGAAACCGAAGATTTTTTAGCAACACCTGCCACCTATATCGATGAAATGGCCGGCGAGTTAACTGCAACAGATGCCACTGCCTCATCCATGGTTGGCCAACATATTGGCAACTATCACCTTGATGAACTTATTGGCCATGGTGGTATGGGATCTGTTTTTAAAGGTAGGCGCGCCGATGGAGCCTATGAAAAAGAAATAGCCATCAAGATATTACGGCGCGGTATGGACACCCCTTCCAATATTGCACGGTTTAAAAGGGAACGAAATATTTTGGCAAATCTGGAACACCCGAATATTGCCCGCCTACTAGATGGAGGGCTTACCGAAGAGGGCTTGCCCTATTTAGTCATGGAATATGTGGACGGCACTCCCTTGCTCGAATACTGTAACCAAAATAATCTAACCATTGAAGAACGATTAGAATTATTTGAACAAGTTTGTTTTGCTGTTCAACATGCCCACCAAAATGCCATTATTCATCGCGACCTGAAGCCTTCTAACATCTTAGTTAATAATGAAGGCAAGGTCAAAGTTCTGGATTTTGGTATTGCAAAACTTATAAGAGCGGAAAGTTCGGAGGGAGTAACCTTTCAAACTCGCACCGGCGCCCGCATGCTAACAGTAGGTTATTCGTCACCGGAACAGCTGGAAGGTCAAGCCATAACTACGGCTACCGACGCTTATGTCCTTGGAATATTGCTATTTGAACTCTTGGCAGATGTTCATCCATTTGAAATGGATGATAAAAACTTGGTAGAAATTGAAAAACAAGTACGAGAAAAGCGTCCCAAAAACCCTTCGGATAAATATGCGCAACTATCTTCTACTGAAAAGAAAAAAATCGCTCAATACCGGTCTACTGATACAGCTAAATTAACTAGTCTACTTACAGGCGACCTTGATGCTATTGTGATGAAAGCCCTTCGCAAAGAACCTGGTCACCGATATAGTTCTGCTGAGCAACTTCTGGAAGACCTTAACAGGCGGAAAACGAACCTCCCCATTATTGCTAGGGAAGATACCTTCCGTTATAATTCCTCCAAATTTTTAAAACGGCACAAGACCAGGCTTTCTGTAGCAGCAGCTTTTTTGTCGATTATTATCAGCCTTACCGTTTTTTATACTTGGCAAATTGCTCAAGAAAAAGATAAAGCACAATTAGAGGCACAAAAAGCACAAGAAGTAAGCAGCTTTTTAACGGATATGTTTAGGGCCAGTAATCCAAATTATAATCCTAAAGATACCGTTACTGCTGCCACGTTTTTAAAACGGGGGCAAGAACGTATTGATCAACTTAATGACCAGCCGGAGATACAAGGCCAGCTGCTTGAAATAATGGGGCGAGCATATTCCGAGATTGGACAATTTGATAAAGCAGCCCCCCTTCTAAATAAAAGTCTCAAACTCCGGGAAACATACCAAGGAACTACAAGTACTGCCTATATACAAAGTCTTGACGCATTGGGTGTTCTTGAACGACTCAAGGGAAATTTCGCAGAGGCAGAATCCCTTACTCAACGCTCTCTCTCGGTGCTCAAAAATAATCAGCCTAATAATAAAAAGCTTCTTGTCAATGGGTTAAATGAGCTTGGGCTAATACTTGACCAACGGGGTAAATATGAGCAGGCCGATTCTGTTTATAAAGAGGTGCTTTACATTCAACAACAACTATATAAATCCGAACATCCTAAACTAGCACATATTTTCAATAACAGGGCGGGAGTTTTACGAAAACTTGGGAAGTATGAAAAAGCAGAAGAACTTTACCGAAAAGCTTTAAATATTTGGAAAGCCCAATACGGTGATATTCATCCAAGTACCGCCATGGGCTACCATGACCTTGCCTTAATACTTAACCAACGAGGAAAATTAGAGCAAGCCGATTCCCTTTATCATAAAGGGTTAACAATTGACAAAAAGTTATACGATGCCCCAGAAAGACACATTGCTCAATCGTATAATAATATTGGCATTTTTTATGGGCAACAAGGCCGATACCAAGAAGCTAAGCCTTACTTAACCAAGGCAGTAGCTATGCGCCGTAAACTATTTGATGAATACCATCCCAAACTTGCGGAAAGTTTGAATAATTTGGGTCGACTTAATATCGAACTGGGAAACTACGAAAAAGCCCATTCTTATCTTGAAGAAGCACTTAAAATTGATCGAAAAAATTTTGGCGGAAACCATCCTTATATAGCCGGTGATTTGGCAAATCTAGCACGCATTGAAAAAGAAAAAGGTTCACTGGATATTGCCAAAAAGCATTTCGAAAAATCCTTGTCAATATTTAAAGCTAACTTACCTTCAGATCATAGAAAAATAGCTGGTATACTTACAGAGATTGGAAAACTGCATATCATCAAAAACAATATATCGGAAGCTATACCAATGTTAGAAAAAGCATTGGCTATCAAAAAGAAATCATATGACAAGAGGAGTTGGCAAATTGCTTACACAAAATCGATATTGGGTAACGCTTTGGGTAAGAATATGGAATATACCAAAGCTGAATCTTATTTAATTCCAGCCTATGAAACACTAAAAAAAGAACGCGGTTCCTCTGATACTTTTACCAACCATGCTAAAAATAGTATAATAGAACTCTACAAGGACTGGGGTAAAACAGATATGGCAAAGAAGTATTCTTCAACTGAATAAAGACTTTTCATCTTTTAAAAAAGCCTGCCAGGCAAAAAACCTGGCAGGCTAATATTTTTTGAAGTTAGATTGGTTCCCTTATCGACAAGAGCCGAAATAGTCTGCTATAGCTTGATGATCCAAGCCCCCAAGATCAAGCTCTCGGCTCTGCCTTCGGAAGGTTTTCATTATTGTTCAATTATTTTTTATACCAAAATACTTTTTTACCTCTTCATAGTTATTCAAATCAATTGGTAGCTTTCCGACCTTGGCTTTTGTTTTCAGTTGCTTTCCGCCGGGAATAAGCACATACCGAAAACTGCTACTTGTTCCAATAGCTCTGGGAAGAGTACCAGTAGCATCAGGATTCATATAACCAATCCGTAATTGTTGCGGGTTTAGCTGAAAAAAGAAACTGTAATTAGGATTTCCGGGGCTACTTGCCTTAGCTAACGGCAATGCATAAACCGATTGAGTATTAAAATCGGTATACACTTTTACAATCCCCTTATCAATAATATCTTGTGTCATGGCATTTGCCGAGATATCAAAGTACCGATATTTAGTCGTACTTTGCGTATTTCCATTCCATTGCGAAGGATTTACCCAATTGGAATACATTACATTGGCAGTACCTTTTAGATTAATGGGCGTTCCCCAACCACTAGCTGTCTTGGGGCCATACAGATTGAAGGTACTTTTATTTAAATAATAATCTCCCTCTTTACCCAATGATGATTGTGGTGCTGAACTTCCGGAATAAATTTGGCTACCATCTTTGCCATCTTGTCCATCCTGACCGGGAGGGCCCTGCAGGCTTATTGGCGTTCCCCATCCCTGGTCATTTTTGGGCCCATACATATCACCAGTACTGGTATCTAAATAGTAATCTCCCATATCTCCTTTGCTACTACCGGGTACCCCCTGTCCGGAATAAATCTTACTCCCATCATCCCCGGCCGGGCCTACGGGACCTTGCTGTCCTTCAGGACCTTGTGGTCCTTGTTCACCGGCAGGACCTTCACAACCAAAAAACAAAGGTAAAGTTGCGATCAAAAATAGCGTCAATACTCGTAACAATCGTCTCATAATTACAATCTGGTTTAATTAGTTTTCATTAATACCACATTGCATACTGCGAGAAACCATTTGAAGAGAGGACAAATTAAAAAGGACCCCACAAAAAAATTGTAGAGCCCTTTTAAAAAAAGCTAAAACTCATCACTCAAAGTTATAAAACTCCTTAAATGACTGCTGATCTACTACCTCCATTTTTTTAAGAGTCACAATCCCTGTATCGTCTACTTCTGTATTGTCTTGGGTATTATTGGCCTCTGTACGAATGATCTCAATTTGATCATAAGGTATGCCTGTTTTATTCGGCTCTGTATTTATCCGGAAATATACATTCCCGTTAACAAAATTGTGCTCTACAGAATACTGGATATTTCGAGCGCGTCCCGGTACTGAATAATAGATCTGATTGCTTCCGGTATCATACATTAAGTACACCGACCAAGAACTCTGTTTCATCTCTGTTTCTGTTAAATTACTGAAGACGGCAACAAACTGTGGACTTGAACTAAAGTCATGTTGAGGATAAATATAGCGCGTTACATTCGCATTCCCATCAGCTCCTTTTAAATTCACGGCAGTTCCCCACCCTTGACTTGTTTTGGGACCATACATATTGTAGTTGGATTTATCCAAGTAAAAGTCTCCATTCTCTCCCAATGAAGAAGCTGGTGCACCAGATCCCGCATGAAATTTGCTGCCATCTTCCCCATCTTGGCCCATCAGTACCATAATCGGGTTCCCCCAACCGCTATCTTTCTTGGGACCATACATTTCTCCGGTATTCGTATTCAGGTAATAATCACCATTACTGCCAGTACTGCTTGCGGGCGCACCCTTTCCGGAGTACATCATACTCCCGTCATCACCGGCCGGTCCTACCGGTCCCTGTGGACCTTCAGGGCCTTGGGTTCCTTGCTCTCCGGCGGGGCCTTCACACCCCATAAAAAGGGGGAAAACTGCTATCAAAAATAATATAACCACTCGTGAGAATCGTCGCATAACTCTATAGTTTTATGAATATTATAAGTTCACATAGAATAATACGTAATCGAAAGTGAAGTGAGCTCAAAGCAGCTGTTCTAACTTTATTGTTCAAATGCTATTGATGATGTTTGTTAGCTGGGTGACTCACAGACTGTCACTCGGTTGCATGAACCATCATTAATACAGATAGAAATGCACTGGCGTATGTGCACTAATTTTAGTCAACGACCAGCTTTTACTTTCATATGCAATTGGACTGTTATAGTTTCGGCTTCATTCATAAAAAGCCACCACCAAAATCAGAATGAATCATCATAACAAGAAAATATTGGCCTACCCTTTTATTAAAATCCGCCTTTAAAATAGAGATAAATAAAAAAGCCCACAGCAAAATAAATTGCTGTGGGCCTGAAGGGGCATGTAATTTACCTATTTTACCGGGCTCCAGAACGGAAAACGGTCGCTAGCAGAGTTTACTGTTAGGTTGGTCGCGCTCGTGCCATCGGTATTAATAATATACACTTCGTCATTTCCATCCCGATCGCTTTGGAATGAAAGCTTACTACCGTCCGGTGACCATGAAGGGAAAACATCACTCCCTGAATTATTGGTTACCCGCTTGAGATCACTGCCATCGGTACTCATAATATATATCTCATTGTTTCCATCCCGATCACTTGCAAACGCAATTTTCGAGCCATCGGGGCTGTAGATAGGTATCCCATCATAATGCGTGTTATCAGTTATTTTTTGCAGGGCCGTTCCTTGGGAATTCATCGTATAAATTTCATCATCACCATCTGCATCACGACTACTTACAAACGCAATGCGATCACCATCGTGGGACCATGTTCCAGCTACATCTTGAGCATTCGGATTATTTGTTAGATTTGTTTGGTTACTCCCGTCAGCATTCATCATATAAACTTCATAGTCTCCATCACGATCTGTGCTGAAAAGAATCTGGCTGCCATCCGGCGACCAGCGTGGAAGCAGATCATGTCCCGAAGAATTGGTAAGTTGAGTACGATTGGAACCGTCGGCGTTGATCATGTATATATTGTTGTCTGACCAACTGGTGTATGCAATCTTGGTACCGTCGGGAGAAATTGAAGGATAATATTCCATTTCTGCATTGTTGGTTATCCGCTCTTGACCGGTACCGTCCGGATTCGTTACATACAAATCGGGATTAGTATTGCGACCACTGAGAAACACAATTTGATTGCTCAAAACAGCCTCACATGTAATATCAAAACTAGCCGTAGTTGTATTTTCCGCGGTAATATCCACTTTTTTAGGATTATTTCCGTCTACCGAGCAGTTATCGGCAATGCCCGAGAGTTCGGCATCGTAACTGCTCTCTTCTAGATCTTCTACGGTGATCGTCTCGTCAGTCCCAATGGAATGGTCAGCCCCATCCACAGTAATAGTATATCCGTCAGAATCCACATCCGAGCCACTGGTACTGGTTGTCACTTCCAGAGTACCTGTTGTGGGTTCTTCTGGGGCTGGTTCAGGGTCTGAATCAGTACCGGTACTGTTATCACTGCAAGAAATTATTAATCCTATTAACAAAAGTGGTATTAAAGTTCGTAGTAGTTTCCTCATAATTTTAACCTTTATTTAATATGATTGCTATGATTATTTAAGAATCCTTCAAGACCCCATCACAATCAATTCCTAACTAGTTCATTTAAGAAGATGGAATTGTATAACCTTTGCTAAAGCAAAGCCCTCTTGGAATTCATTCTATCTGTAGATGTTGTCTTATTATCTAATCTGTTACACAGCACTATGCGAAACGTTCAATTGAAGGGGGACATTTTTTAATAGCTAATGCTCTATAAAAAAGCCCCCTATTAATCAATAACTCGTCATGAATAAAAGTCCTACTCTGTTTATTGCTGTTCACACTTAAGGGTCATACCAGTAATCCACATATCTTTACCCCCCTTAGGATCAATGTTATCATCATCGCTACGCCCTGGCCAGCTCGAAGTTGTGACCCCCATCGTAAATACATGCACCTTGTTGTTTGCATCACGATACGTTTCTACTGCCGAAGGGAATCCTCGGCCTTTCTTGTCATTCTCAAACTCAAAAAACGTGGACTTTTTACTACCATCGATGAAGAGAGGCATTCCCTCATCCGCATAAACCCCCAAGTATGGAAGTCCACCAATCTCAGACGCATTTTGTCCCACAAGAACAACTCCTCCACCAGGTATTCGCACACCTCCATTGTATTTGGTAGATCCACTATCATCAAATTTTTGCTGGTGTACCCATTGCTCAACCCCACTGGGTCCAAGTCGCTGTACATAAGCATCTTTGATATATACATTAACATCAGGCTCAAGCGAAGTAGCCGTATTGCCATATACAACGGCTCCTCCATCCGGCATTGGAATAGGCTGTTTAATTTGTCTTGTTAGCTGTTTGCTTGAGGCTTCGATTTGCAAATTACTGTTAAGTCTGGCAAATATGGTATTACCATTATCATTTCTTGCACCCAAAAATATACGGCTTTGGTCGTCAGCAGCTATGCTGTAAGGTGCCGTATACGCCTCAATTTGTTTCACAGTCTGGAGGGTGCCATTTTTTTGAAATTTAGCAATAGCTACATCATGAGATCCCTTGTTTGGCTCTTTATTTTTGGGTGTAAAAGGACCGCTCATTCTAGCAGAAACCAATATTTCACCCGACGGTAGCACGGCAATCGTTTCATGATTTAGCTCGTCGAGATCAGGTGAGCCAAACTGCTGGGCCCATTCAAGACTTCCAGAACCGGCATCAAGACGTGCTAATACTACATCTCTACCCCCTGTATTAGAATTGCCATCTTTTAGAGTTGAGAAGTGATACTTTAGCTTTGCTTCTCCTAATCCTTGATTGGTAACACCACGCTCTCCCACGATATACACACTGTTACCGTCAACTTCAATACCTCTCCATGTCGTAGATTTTAATTTTGAATCAAATCTTGATTCCCAAACTTTATCTCCTTCAGTATCATATTTTGCAGCTACCCCTCGGTCACGCAGTACCATATATAAATTGCCATTCGAATCCATGGCCATGTCCTGCGATTTATCGTCTTTATCCGAGGTTGTAAGTCCCTGACTAACCCACTGCAGATTAGCATCAAGCTGGACGTCATTTCCATAGCATGCCTGAATATTGGTAATAACCTGCAAGGGAACACCATCAGAAATTTGTTCTCCAACAACAACTTTTACAGGACCGCCGCTAACACCTTCGGGCACAACCGTATAAAGCGTATCACTACTGACGCTATCAACATCTGCCATTATACCCCCAAAGGAGATCTTATTTTTTGAAGATTTCTTTGCAAAATATTTACCCTTTATGGCTATAGTTGCCCCTATAACAGCGGTATCGGGCTCCATAGCAATTATTGTGGGTGCTAACACATCAAAATCAGGTCCTGTTGCAGATTTCTGTTTTACTGTTACCTTAACCGGTCCATCACTGGCATTGTCCGGAACCTTTGTTATTAATCGATCTTTTGATGCATCATTTACTGGAGCTGCCGTCCCATTAAATGTGATTGTTATATCAGAAGAATTCGTACTAAAATTCATACCCTCAATCGTAACCTCAGTACCGACTATTCCACTGTCGGGTTTTATTGAACTGATACCAGGGGCTTTGGCTTCTACCGTAAATTGGGGACCGGACACCGTCTCCCCACCGACCGTAACTTTTACTGGCCCACTGGATGCTCCTTTTGGCACCTTGGTTTTCAATTGCGATTCTGTGGCACTTTCAACTGGAGCAGCTTCTCCCCCTATGGTAATGGCATTAGACGTCTTTTCGGCACTAAATCCCTTTCCAGATATTGTAACCAACGTCCCGGGAGGACCGCTATCGGGTTGTATACCTGTAATTTCCGGATTCGGCATACCGTTTCCACCTCCACCACAGGAGGTTAAGAAAAATGCCATAATCAGTATTACAAATAGTCTTAATGAACACCTGATGTAGTTTAATATCTTCATAAGAAAGTATACGCTTAATTATCACTTTACATACAACATGCGTACACTTTTGAAAAAGGGGGACAAAAAATAACAAACCAGTTTTTAAGAGTAATTTGACCTCTCTTCGTCCAAATTTCCGCATGTAATAGTAAAGAGGACAAACTACTTGTAGTTATGGAAAAACAACGTTGGCAACGAATAGAAACAATTATCGAAGAAAGTTGGGCTTTTGAGACGATGCAAGAAAAAAAAGAGTATGCCCAAAAAGCATGTAGTAATAATATGCAGCTTTATAAAGAAGTGGTTGCACTTTTAAAAGGAATACACCATGCAGAAAAAGAGGGATTTTTAGAGTAACATCCTTTTCAGTCCGGAACATACAACCGTTACTATGGTAAAGGTGACTATTCCTTCAATTAAATATTAATGAGAGCCTGCCCCAGGGATTTAATATCCAGTCACTTTTCAAGCACCATTATATTTTTTGGAATACGTTATAAAAACATTGGCCTCTGTAGGGATGGCCTCAAACTCAGCGGAGGTTGTTTCTACATAAGTATCATTCTGAGGATTTAATAGAACTGACATCAGGCAATGGCTATGAGTTTATTTACATAAAGAGAGGTAACTATTTACTCTCTGATTACTAAATGATTAAGATAAACCAGTTTGGAATCCTCACATTAAATAGTGTCAAAAGGTATAGACGGCAAAAAAATCAATTTAAAAACTGGATACTAATATTTAGATATTTCCCTTCTATTACCTTACCATTCCAATAATAATTATAGGATACTCTTCTTTTGAACTACAACATTTAAAAAATTATCGTATCTGATGAAAAATAATAACAATGCTCGATTTTTTATTTGGTCGATCTTACTTGCTATTTTTCTATTTATACACAATAAAAATCTTGCCCAGGTAGGATCAGCCAAATCATATGAAAATGGCTTAGTCGTATCAGCAGAGCAACGAGCTTCTGCTGTAGGAAAAGAGATTTTACAACAGGGAGGAAATGCTATAGATGCGGCCGTCGGAGTACAGTTTGCATTGGCAGTAACATTACCTCGAGCCGGTAATATTGGTGGTGGAGGATTTATGGTACTGCATACTTCAGATGGTAAAACGCACGCACTGGACTTTCGCGAAAAAGCACCTATGAAAGCATCGAGCAAAATGTATCTCCGTGATGGAAAATATATCCCTAAACTGAGTAGACTTGGGGCATTGGCAGTAGGTGTCCCCGGCGTTGTGGACGGCATGATCAAGGCACTGGAACGCTACGGACGCCTCCCCCTTGAAACGGTTATGCAACCGGCAATTGACCTTGCAGGTGAGGGATATAAATTATCTTCAGCCCAAGCCCAAAGCCTCAATGATAAAGCTGGGGATTTTGAACAATTCAAGAGCTCTTCCAAATATTTTTTAAAGAAGGATGGCACCACTTGGCAAGAAGGCAACTTATTTGTTCAAAAAGACCTTGCCCAAACTTTACAGCGAATTGCCAATCGTGGGCGTAAGGGGTTCTATTCCGGGAAAACAGCTGATCTTATTGTTGAAGAAATGCAAAATCAAAGAGGGCTCATATCGTATGATGATTTACAGTCATACGAAAGCGTCTGGCGTAAACCAGTAAAAGCTTCTTTTAAAGATTACAACCTCCATATTATGCCTCCCCCCAGCAGTGGTAGCATAGCGGTACATCAAATTTTAGAAATGCTTGATCCTTTTGACCTCAAAAAAATGGGGTTCAATTCAGCAGACTATGTACATTTGGTCACTGAAACTATGCGTCGTGCTTTCGCTGACAGGGCATACTTCCTCGGCGATCCCGACTTTGTAG includes:
- a CDS encoding IPT/TIG domain-containing protein, translated to MAFFLTSCGGGGNGMPNPEITGIQPDSGPPGTLVTISGKGFSAEKTSNAITIGGEAAPVESATESQLKTKVPKGASSGPVKVTVGGETVSGPQFTVEAKAPGISSIKPDSGIVGTEVTIEGMNFSTNSSDITITFNGTAAPVNDASKDRLITKVPDNASDGPVKVTVKQKSATGPDFDVLAPTIIAMEPDTAVIGATIAIKGKYFAKKSSKNKISFGGIMADVDSVSSDTLYTVVPEGVSGGPVKVVVGEQISDGVPLQVITNIQACYGNDVQLDANLQWVSQGLTTSDKDDKSQDMAMDSNGNLYMVLRDRGVAAKYDTEGDKVWESRFDSKLKSTTWRGIEVDGNSVYIVGERGVTNQGLGEAKLKYHFSTLKDGNSNTGGRDVVLARLDAGSGSLEWAQQFGSPDLDELNHETIAVLPSGEILVSARMSGPFTPKNKEPNKGSHDVAIAKFQKNGTLQTVKQIEAYTAPYSIAADDQSRIFLGARNDNGNTIFARLNSNLQIEASSKQLTRQIKQPIPMPDGGAVVYGNTATSLEPDVNVYIKDAYVQRLGPSGVEQWVHQQKFDDSGSTKYNGGVRIPGGGVVLVGQNASEIGGLPYLGVYADEGMPLFIDGSKKSTFFEFENDKKGRGFPSAVETYRDANNKVHVFTMGVTTSSWPGRSDDDNIDPKGGKDMWITGMTLKCEQQ
- the ggt gene encoding gamma-glutamyltransferase yields the protein MKNNNNARFFIWSILLAIFLFIHNKNLAQVGSAKSYENGLVVSAEQRASAVGKEILQQGGNAIDAAVGVQFALAVTLPRAGNIGGGGFMVLHTSDGKTHALDFREKAPMKASSKMYLRDGKYIPKLSRLGALAVGVPGVVDGMIKALERYGRLPLETVMQPAIDLAGEGYKLSSAQAQSLNDKAGDFEQFKSSSKYFLKKDGTTWQEGNLFVQKDLAQTLQRIANRGRKGFYSGKTADLIVEEMQNQRGLISYDDLQSYESVWRKPVKASFKDYNLHIMPPPSSGSIAVHQILEMLDPFDLKKMGFNSADYVHLVTETMRRAFADRAYFLGDPDFVDIPRERLLSNSYNKKRMQSFKHDKASSSDKIGHGDIPFLQESDQTTHFSILDKEGNAVSVTTTLNGSFGSKLAVGGAGFVLNNEMDDFTAEPSEPNMYGLIQGKANIVQPQKRMISSMTPTIVTKKGEVRMVLGAAGGPRIITATLQNFLNLTVFNMAPQQAISAPRFHHQWMPDKLYYEEFGLSPDTQKKLSNMGHTLQPRGHIGRAHSIYVNEKGLKYGSADPRAHGSAEGY